GATTATGAAGTTATGGTGCCTTTTCAGACTTTATTAGCAGTAGGACACAGCGTACACGCGGTTTGCCCTGATAAATCAGAAGGCGAAAAAATACGCACCGCCATTCACGATTTTGAAGGCGATCAAACTTATAGTGAAAAGCCCGGGCATAACTTTGTATTAAATTTTACCTTTGCTGATGTGCAAGCAGACAGTTATGACGCATTGGTTATTCCGGGTGGACGTGCGCCCGAATATATCCGTCTGAATCCGAAAGTGTTGGCAATTGTGCGTCATTTTGCGCAAGCCAATAAACCGATTGCTGCGGTATGTCACGGGGCGCAGGTGTTAGCAGCGGCTGACGTGTTAACGGGCAAAGCTTGTTCGGCTTATCCTGCGGTCGCACCTGATGTTAATCGTGCAGGTGGCACGTATATGGATATTCCAGTCGATCAAGCTTATGTCGATGGCAATCTAGTAACCGCGCCTGCTTGGCCAGCGCATCCCGATTGGTTAGCTAAATTCTTGAAAGTGCTAGGCACAAAAATCGAGCTTTAAGCCCTATCTGCGCTAAGATAGCTTTATCTTAGCGTTAGCACAGCCACCTTATGAAAAAGCAATATCGTAATATCGTTATTCTCACCGGCGCGGGCATTTCTGCTGAATCCGGAATTCAAACGTTTCGCGCCTCCGATGGCTTATGGCATAACCACCGCATTGAAGATGTTGCCACGCCAGAAGGCTTTAAGCGTAATCCCGCCTTAGTGCATGAATTCTATAATGAGCGTCGCCGCCAATTACAGGCTGACAACATTCAACCCAATGCCGCACATTTGGCTTTGGCGCGTTTAGGACGAGAATTTCCGGGCAAAGTGTTGCTGGTAACGCAAAATGTAGACGACTTGCACGACCGCGCCGGAAGCCAAAACCTGATTCACATGCACGGCGAATTAAACAAAGTGCGTTGCGTCAAAACTGAGCGTGTGTATGAATGGCATAGCGATGTCGACACTAAAACCCCGTGTGAATGCTGCCCCACCATTGGCCATTTGCGCCCGCATATTGTTTGGTTTGGCGAAATGCCGTTTCAGATGGAAATGATTTATGACGCGCTGATTGACTGCGATTTATTTATCTCGATTGGCACATCCGGCAATGTGTATCCCGCTGCGGGCTTTGTGCAAGTGGCTAATGAAATCGGCGCGCATACTATTGAATTAAACCTCGACCCCAGCCAAACCAGCGACCGCTTCGCTGAATCTAAGTTAGGGAAAGCTTCGGTGTTAGTACCACAATACGTGGACGAGTTACTAGCCATGCGCAACTAACCTTAAACTCTATAAGTGAAATCTAACGAACCTGTCTACGCTTGCTATGCTGTTAGCAAATCTTTAGGAGGGTTTTATGATTTTTCGCCAATTATTTGAGACAGATTCCAGCACTTATACCTATTTACTCGCCTGCGAACAAACCGGCGAATGCGTGTTAATTGACCCGGTGATTGATACCGTCGCTCGCGATTTAAAGGTTTTGCAAGAATACGGTTTAAAGCTGACTTATACTTTGGAAACGCATATTCACGCGGATCATTTAAGCGGTGGACGCAAATTGCGCGAGTACACGGGTTGTAAAATCGTCGTTCCGGCAATGGATCAATTAGGTTGCGCGGATTTAGGTGTAACGGAAGGGACACCATTTCGCGTGGGTAATTTGGAATTACACCCCTTGTATACGCCCGGTCATACCAGCACGCACCACGCGTATTTATTCGACAATGGTATGCAAAAGGTCTTGTTTACGGGGGATGCGTTGTTGATCGAAGCGTGCGGGCGTACCGATTTTCAATCTGGTAATCCACAGCACTTATATCAAAGCATTACCCAGAAATTTTTTACGCTGCCGGATGAAACACTGGTTTACCCTGCACATGACTATGAAGGGCGACAAATCAGCACGATTGGGCAGGAAAAAATCCGTAATCCGCGTCTGAACGAAGGCAAGAGTGAAACGGAATTTGTGGCGATTATGCACGGTTTAAATCTGCCCTATCCGCGCAAAATCGACTTTGCTGTGCCCGGCAATCTGCAATGCGGTCAATGCCCTGAGAATGTACCAGAACAATATCGCGGCCCTTGCGATGTCAGTATCGCGCCAGAAGCCTTGTGGCAGTTGCCGATTGTCGGCGACCAAGGCTAAGCGCATTTGCTCATGATTACCGCCTGCTGCCAGCGGTAATCTTTAGGCTTATCCCTCATCTTCATTCTCAACCGCATGAAATTCTTCGTAAATTTCTTTGACCGTTTTATTGCCAAACCACCAATACGGTGAAGGTTGAATGGGTGCGCCTTGCGGCAACTGTAA
This DNA window, taken from Candidatus Thiocaldithrix dubininis, encodes the following:
- the cobB gene encoding NAD-dependent protein deacylase; translated protein: MKKQYRNIVILTGAGISAESGIQTFRASDGLWHNHRIEDVATPEGFKRNPALVHEFYNERRRQLQADNIQPNAAHLALARLGREFPGKVLLVTQNVDDLHDRAGSQNLIHMHGELNKVRCVKTERVYEWHSDVDTKTPCECCPTIGHLRPHIVWFGEMPFQMEMIYDALIDCDLFISIGTSGNVYPAAGFVQVANEIGAHTIELNLDPSQTSDRFAESKLGKASVLVPQYVDELLAMRN
- a CDS encoding DJ-1/PfpI family protein; amino-acid sequence: MAAKRILMLVGDYVEDYEVMVPFQTLLAVGHSVHAVCPDKSEGEKIRTAIHDFEGDQTYSEKPGHNFVLNFTFADVQADSYDALVIPGGRAPEYIRLNPKVLAIVRHFAQANKPIAAVCHGAQVLAAADVLTGKACSAYPAVAPDVNRAGGTYMDIPVDQAYVDGNLVTAPAWPAHPDWLAKFLKVLGTKIEL
- a CDS encoding MBL fold metallo-hydrolase, translating into MIFRQLFETDSSTYTYLLACEQTGECVLIDPVIDTVARDLKVLQEYGLKLTYTLETHIHADHLSGGRKLREYTGCKIVVPAMDQLGCADLGVTEGTPFRVGNLELHPLYTPGHTSTHHAYLFDNGMQKVLFTGDALLIEACGRTDFQSGNPQHLYQSITQKFFTLPDETLVYPAHDYEGRQISTIGQEKIRNPRLNEGKSETEFVAIMHGLNLPYPRKIDFAVPGNLQCGQCPENVPEQYRGPCDVSIAPEALWQLPIVGDQG